CTCCCCCTTGCTGGTCATCACTAGGTTCATGTCCACCTGGGCCCGGGAGTCCTCATTGTAGTCCAAATCTAGGAACATCTCTCCGTCCACTATCCCTGCGCTGACGGCCGCCACGGAGTCCTTGACTGGGATTTCCTCGATCTCTCTATTCTTTTTGAGCCAGCGAAAGGCATCCACCAAGGCCACGTAGGCCCCCGTAATAGAGGCCGTTCTGGTCCCGCCATCGGCCTGGATCACATCACAATCCAACAGGATGGTCCTCTCTCCGAAGGCGTTCAGGTCGGCCACCGATCGCAAGGAACGGCCGATTAGTCGCTGGATCTCTTGGGTCCGCCCCCCCACCTTCCCCCGTACTGATTCCCTGGGTGCCCTTATGTGAGTAGAACGGGGGAGCATGGAGTACTCCGCCCTCACCCAACCAGTCCCCGTGTTCTTTAAGAAGGGGGGGATACTTTCCTCTACCGTGGCAGTACAAATCACCTTTGTATCCCCCACTTCGATCAAGACGGATCCCTCGGCGTGTTTGATGTAATAACGGGTGATCTTTACCCTTCTCAGCTCATCCCACTGACGTCCGTCGTTCCTGGCCATTCTCCTCAGCAAAAATTATTGGTGGAGGCGGCGGGAATCGAACCCGCGTCCGGAAGCAGATCCTTAAGGGTATTTACATGCTTAGCCTGGATTTTCCTTTCACCTCTTGGGGCTCCTCCGGGCAGGATTCCCAAGGGCTAGCTTATGGAAACTCACCCCTTCCTTATAAGCATCAGAAGGAGCTAGCCTGCATCTCTGACGCCCTTCCCATGCCTGCAGGCGAACTTGGGAGGACGTTAGCCGCACCTTAGGCGGCTAAGGCATAGTCATAGTTGGCACTTGTGTTGGTTCCCATTTTTTTACGAGGGTTGGGACCTCGACATGCACCCCTTATCTCTCTACCCCCGTCGAACCCATTTCGCCCCCACACAGTATTATACCACTTTTTTATTTAATATAAGAGCGCTCCACCTCCCTTTCCATGTCCTTCCTTTTCAAGGTCTCCCTTTTATCATACAACTTCTTCCCCTTGGCCAGGGCCACCTCTACCTTGGCCCGGCCATGAGAGAAGTAGATGTTTAAAGGGATGAGGGAAAAGCCTTTCTCCTTTACCTTTCCCCTCAGGCGATGGATCTCCTTTTTGTGCAAGAGGAGTTTTCTCGGCCTAAGAGGGTCTTGGTTAAAACGGTTGCCGAAGGCATAGGGGCTGATGTGGACATCCAATAAAAAGGCCTCTCCGTCCTTGATCTTGGCATATCCATCCTTTATATTGACCTTCCCCTCGCGTAAGGCCTTCACCTCCGTCCCCTTCAAGACTATTCCGGCCTCATAGCTCGCCTCGATAAAATAATCGTGCCGGGCCTTGCGATTTTGGGCAACTAATTTTATCCCTTTCCCCTCTCTCATCTCCCCATACCTTCAAAATATTTTAACACCTTTTGATAAATTTTCAAGGAAATAAAAGATCTCCTTTTAAGCCCTCAAGGGGAGGTCGATGATGAACCTGGTCCCCTTGGGGTGGTTGTCTCTCACCCTGATATAGCCGTTGTGATCAGATATAATGGTATTGACGATGGCCAAGCCAAGCCCTGTACCCGCCTTCTTGGTGGAAAAGTAGGGTTCGAAGAGCTTGGGTTTGTCCTCATCGGAGATCCCACAGCCGTTGTCTCGCACCTCAAGGGTAACCATCTGTAGAGAGGGATTGTATTTGACCTCAATTTCTACCACTCCATTGCCGTCCACCGCAGCCACAGCGTTGTCCAATAGGTTGATGATCACCCTCTTCATCTGCTCGCGATCCACCTTGAAGATGGGGAGCTCGGGGTCGGCGAAGAAGTGGAAGAGGACCTCGCGGTGGGCCTCCTTATAGAGGATGAGGCTCTCACTGATGATCTCATTAAGGTCATTGGGGCTGGGATTCACCGCGGGCATCCGGGCAAAACTGGAGAACTCGTTGACCAGGTTCTTCAGCTCGTTTACTTGGTGGATGATGGTATTGGTGCATTCCTCGAAGACCCTGGCGTCACCTACTATTTTATCCCGATATCTCTTATAGATCCTCTGGGCGGAGAGCTGAATGGGGGTCAGCGGATTCTTTATCTCATGGGCTATCCTCGTGGCCACCTCCCTCCAGGCGGCTAAGCGCTGCATCTTGATGAGATGGGTGAGGTCATCGAAGACCGCCACCATCCCCAGGTATTCCCCTTTCTCGTCTCGCAGGATATTTACACTTGCCAGGACGGTGAGGACCTTGTCCTTCAAGGTGATCTCCATCTGTTTTTCGATGCTCTCACTCCGGGAGGCATTTATCTCCTTGATCAACTCCCTGGCTATCTTTCTGTATTCGGGTTGCAGGACCTTGCGGTAGTTCTTCCCCAGGACGTCCGCTGCCTGGACATCCAACATCCTCTCCGTGGATTTGTTAACCGTGGTAATCCTCCCCTCTTTATCGAGGGAGATCACCCCTGCCGCCACGTTCTCTAGGACGATCTCCATGTATTTGCGCCGTTGCTCCAGCTCCAGATTGGTGCGTTGAAGGGCCAGGTTGCTCTCCTCCAGCTGGATCTTGCCGGTCTTGAGGTCGTGGGTCATTTTGTTAAAGGCCCTTACCAAGGCACCTATCTCGTCCTTGGCCTCCAAATCGAGGTGGAAATCGAGGTCGCCGCTGGCCACCCGCCGGGTCCCCTCGGCCATTTCCTTGATGGGGACAGTCAACTCCTTGGCGAAACGAAAACCGAACCAGGTGGCGGAGAAGATGATCAACAGGGTGATAAGGAGGAGAATCATGATGTAGTTGGAGGTCAGGGGCCTTTGTAAGATCTTTGACTGCCTGTAATCAACAAAGGCCTGGGATATTTCCTCCATCTTGGCCACCAAGTTTTGGGGGATGTAGTAGCCAGCCACCACCCCCCCAGCCACCCTTTTGCCGACATAAAAGGGGCTTCCTCCCCAGATTATCTCCCCTCCACCCAATGATGGGGAGATCTTGGACATCTCTTTCCCATCCAATATTCCCTTTACCAACTCTTTAGGAAGGCCCCCCACACTATAGAGGAGGTGAGGGTCTATGACCTCAGCCACCACCTTACCTTTGGGGGAAAATATCGAAATCCACCCCAGGTTGTACTCCTTTCTCTTTTTCTCTAAGAGCACCTTTAAGGGGATCCCCTCCCTGCCCCCAGAGGCGAGCTTACTTATCATTTTGCTATAATGGATGGTGTTCTTGGCGAAGTCCCGGTAGTAGGTTTGCGCTACCTCTAAGGAACCCTGAAGGGAGTTTTCAACCTGGACATTGAACCAGTTCTCCACACTATGGGTGATGAAGATGGCCGAGGTGAAGAACAAAAGCATGGTGGGGACCAGGGAGAGAGAGACAAAGGCCGCCACCAACTTCGTCTTTAACCTAGTCCCCAAGACCCTCCTTTTGCGCTCAAAAAGGAGTTTGACTAGGTTTCTGACCACCAGAAAGATCAACAGTAAGAGGAGGATGAGGTTGATGTTGATGATGCTGAAGAAGAGGATGTTGCTCCCGATGGGGACCTGAGACCTAATTTGAGGGAGATGGATCTCCAGATAGGTAATCCCCACGATGAGGAGGGCGATCACTATGATGATGAAGAATTCTCTCCTCCTCTTCCTTTTTTCTGTATCTAAATCTTTGCTCATTGTTCTACCTTAAATGTATGATGGTACCAATCGGTCTCAAAATCCCAAAGGGAGACGAAGAACAGTATGCATTCCAGCCGTAGGGGGAGCTTCACTGGATCGAGTTCCGCCTTGATGGCCAGTTCATATCTTCCCCCCTTCAGTTCTTTTTGCACTGCCACAGTAAATCCCTCTACCCGGGCCATATATACCTTCGCCTCCTCCAGATCCTTGACCCTTATCTCCTTTCCCTTCTCCTCGAGCCAGATGCGAAAATCCTTTTTTAGGTTATCATAAACAATGTCATGTTGGAATTGGTGATTGGCGATCTTTTTGTCCCAGATAATAGGGCGTTTTTTATGCAATCTTACGAAAAAATTAAAAGTGGTGGGGACCCCAGCCTTGATGGCTTCCTCCATCTTATTGTTAAAACAATTTTTTACGGAAAAACTGATTGATAAAGCCCCTTTCTCCCTCTCCATACGGAGACCCTCAATGAAGGCCTCTTCCCCCTTCGCCAGGGACAGAGGAGAGGCAGAGGCAAAAAGGATTATCAGGATTCCTATCCAAAACGCCTTCGCCATCACATCCACTTCTTTTGTTATTGAATGAGGCCAGGGAGTTGCGGCAGAGGCCTATCGT
Above is a window of Deltaproteobacteria bacterium DNA encoding:
- a CDS encoding DUF4390 domain-containing protein, with translation MAKAFWIGILIILFASASPLSLAKGEEAFIEGLRMEREKGALSISFSVKNCFNNKMEEAIKAGVPTTFNFFVRLHKKRPIIWDKKIANHQFQHDIVYDNLKKDFRIWLEEKGKEIRVKDLEEAKVYMARVEGFTVAVQKELKGGRYELAIKAELDPVKLPLRLECILFFVSLWDFETDWYHHTFKVEQ
- the rph gene encoding ribonuclease PH, which codes for MARNDGRQWDELRRVKITRYYIKHAEGSVLIEVGDTKVICTATVEESIPPFLKNTGTGWVRAEYSMLPRSTHIRAPRESVRGKVGGRTQEIQRLIGRSLRSVADLNAFGERTILLDCDVIQADGGTRTASITGAYVALVDAFRWLKKNREIEEIPVKDSVAAVSAGIVDGEMFLDLDYNEDSRAQVDMNLVMTSKGEFVEVQGTAEESPFSKGELDKMIFLAIKGIRELSKIQKEVLGQEEV
- the smpB gene encoding SsrA-binding protein SmpB, which encodes MREGKGIKLVAQNRKARHDYFIEASYEAGIVLKGTEVKALREGKVNIKDGYAKIKDGEAFLLDVHISPYAFGNRFNQDPLRPRKLLLHKKEIHRLRGKVKEKGFSLIPLNIYFSHGRAKVEVALAKGKKLYDKRETLKRKDMEREVERSYIK
- a CDS encoding PAS domain-containing protein, giving the protein MSKDLDTEKRKRRREFFIIIVIALLIVGITYLEIHLPQIRSQVPIGSNILFFSIININLILLLLLIFLVVRNLVKLLFERKRRVLGTRLKTKLVAAFVSLSLVPTMLLFFTSAIFITHSVENWFNVQVENSLQGSLEVAQTYYRDFAKNTIHYSKMISKLASGGREGIPLKVLLEKKRKEYNLGWISIFSPKGKVVAEVIDPHLLYSVGGLPKELVKGILDGKEMSKISPSLGGGEIIWGGSPFYVGKRVAGGVVAGYYIPQNLVAKMEEISQAFVDYRQSKILQRPLTSNYIMILLLITLLIIFSATWFGFRFAKELTVPIKEMAEGTRRVASGDLDFHLDLEAKDEIGALVRAFNKMTHDLKTGKIQLEESNLALQRTNLELEQRRKYMEIVLENVAAGVISLDKEGRITTVNKSTERMLDVQAADVLGKNYRKVLQPEYRKIARELIKEINASRSESIEKQMEITLKDKVLTVLASVNILRDEKGEYLGMVAVFDDLTHLIKMQRLAAWREVATRIAHEIKNPLTPIQLSAQRIYKRYRDKIVGDARVFEECTNTIIHQVNELKNLVNEFSSFARMPAVNPSPNDLNEIISESLILYKEAHREVLFHFFADPELPIFKVDREQMKRVIINLLDNAVAAVDGNGVVEIEVKYNPSLQMVTLEVRDNGCGISDEDKPKLFEPYFSTKKAGTGLGLAIVNTIISDHNGYIRVRDNHPKGTRFIIDLPLRA